The DNA segment CGCGCCCCGCCGCCCCCAGCCGCGCGCGGAGACCCGCGTCCACTACGAGCCGGCGGATCGCCTCCGCCATCGCGCGCGCGTCGCCGGGGGGGACGGCGAGCGCGTCCTGGCCGTCGCGCACGATCTCCGCCGCGCCGCCGGCCGCGGAGACCACGACCGCGCGCCCGCACGCCATCGCCTCGGCGATCACCAGCCCGAACGGCTCGGGCTGCGTGCTGGCGTGCACCACCACGTCCAGCGCGCGCATGGCCGCCGCGGGATCGTCCGCGAAGCCGGTGAAGCCGACGCGGTCCGCGATCCCCAGCGCCGACGCCATCTCCCGCAGCTCGTCCGGATCGACCTCGCTCCCCGCGGTGGCGTAGATGCGCCCGCCGACCACGTACGCGCGCACCGGAAGATCCTGCGGAAGATGCGATATCGCGCGGAGGAAGACGTCGTGCCCCTTCCACAGCCCCATCGTCGCCACGAGCCCGACGGAGACCGTCCCCGGCGGCGGCGCCGGCATCCCCGCCGGCGCGTGGAGATCGAGCCGCGGCCCGTCCGGCGTGAAGCGCGCGACGTCGACCGCGTTGTGCACGACCTCGACGCGCACGCCGTCGCCGCACACCCGCCGCACGTCGTCCGCCACCGAGCGCGAGACGGCGATCACGGCGTCCGGCCGGTCCGCCAGCCGCCGCAGCGCCGACGCCATCACCCTGCGCGAGGAAAGATAGTCGTGCGCGTGCCACGCCAGCGCGGGCCCGTCCGGCAGCGCGATGGCCGCCGCGACGTGCATCTTGAAGCCGTTGGTGTGCACCACGTCGGGCGCGATGCCGCGCAGGAGCGCGCGCAGGCGCCGCATCCACAGCATCCCCGCGGGCGCGGCGGCGGCGAGGCGCGCCAGCAGCGCCGCGCGCGAACCGCCGTTGCTGGCGC comes from the Longimicrobium sp. genome and includes:
- a CDS encoding glycosyltransferase family 4 protein; amino-acid sequence: MRVAYLSASGRIGGAERTLLDLVASIRAAEPGWELHLVVAGDGPLADEAAALGVAIHRLRMPRLLETLGDARASNGGSRAALLARLAAAAPAGMLWMRRLRALLRGIAPDVVHTNGFKMHVAAAIALPDGPALAWHAHDYLSSRRVMASALRRLADRPDAVIAVSRSVADDVRRVCGDGVRVEVVHNAVDVARFTPDGPRLDLHAPAGMPAPPPGTVSVGLVATMGLWKGHDVFLRAISHLPQDLPVRAYVVGGRIYATAGSEVDPDELREMASALGIADRVGFTGFADDPAAAMRALDVVVHASTQPEPFGLVIAEAMACGRAVVVSAAGGAAEIVRDGQDALAVPPGDARAMAEAIRRLVVDAGLRARLGAAGRARAERDFDRARLARQVVPLYRSLAG